Part of the Pangasianodon hypophthalmus isolate fPanHyp1 chromosome 9, fPanHyp1.pri, whole genome shotgun sequence genome is shown below.
TTCCAGGCATTTTAAACTTTGTGTACTGATGTGTGTCATATTCAGTATCGTCTGAGACTAATCCACTTACCGTAGACTGAGAGTTCAACTTTCTGGACCAAGACagatttctttgtgtgtgtcactACCATGGAGCTTCTGTAGACAGCAGCATCAGTAGCACTGACGTTCTTCAACACCAGGGAACAGATTCCTTTAAGCAGCTCATCCTCAGGAACGTCCACACGACCCTCATATCCCTCACCCTGAAATGACTCTTTACCCTTTCGCTCAAACACAGTCTCAGAATCGATATACCACTCAACGTGAGGTGTTTGGATGGGCAGATCGCTCCATTCACATGGCAGGAGAACTGTGGAACCCACTTGAGCAGATATCTGAAAAGCTGCAGAGACGCAGAAAAACCTTTTAGGAAATGATCTTATGTTAGgaacattatgtttttatttattttatagaaacTAAATCCATACAGCTGCTGAACCATAAGACAGAAAGGAAGCAGATATAACCCTAGGAATTTTCCAGATTCTTTACTTTCATGCAAAAAGACACAGATGTAGTAGTATAATGTTGTGGGTTGACTAATTTGAATTTTAGATGTTAATTCTTGAATATACAACAAAACAGTTTTGTGGTAAAGAAgattttttgatatttaatctgctgttaaaaaattacattatttagaaaaaaaataataaataaaaaaaaaaatagtgctctGTTATCTGATATGCTATGACTTCTATAATTAGTCAATATTTTACATTGCATAATTTACTTACCATCAACTGAGAGTTTAACCCTGCTGATATCTTGCATTTTGTCTGTGTTAGTTCTGTCCACGTATTCCACCACAAAGGATCTATAGGCACCGTCATCAGTGATTCTGACGTTCTTCAACACCAGGGAACAGTTTCCTTTACGCAGCTCGTTTTCAGGAATGTCCACACGTCCTTCATATCCTGGGTCTATTTGCGTACCACCACTGCTTCGCtcaaacacaaacccaacatCGTTGTGCCATCGAACACGTGGTGTTTTGGTGAACACATTTCTCAGGTTACATGGCAGGACGACTGTGGAACCCACTCGAGCTGATACAGTAATGTGTGAATCTGCACTGATGGAGTCTGTAGAGGGAAACATTACAATCTACATGATCTctagcattttatttaatttgtagtATATTTTAGTCAATGATAGGACACTTATGTCTTGTTAGTCTTATGGAACCTGATCACTCACCCACACAGGCAGCGACCCATAAGATGTAAATATAAAGGAGGGTCATGATGCCTGTAAGACTCTTGCTGAGTGTCTGCAGATtttctgaaacaaacaaatgcaagtTATAAACAAAAGTGACTTTACAGCTAACTGATTTCACACATAGTTGTAGTGATATTACACTTTTACTACACATAAGAGTCATGATTAGTCAAAATTACATTTAAGAGCATGTTCATCTACATCCGGTGATTTCAGCGCTCTTTTAAGATTATTGCTCGTCACACTGTACGAGATCCGGATAAACTCTGTTctgaattctataacacactgtgtgatattgtgtgttctccatgtcagattatatgacgAAAATCCTCTAAAGATAGACCTATGACTAAACAAAATTACTATATTCTTCATATATCAACCATAACAATAAGGAAATCGGCTCGTGCAGAAAACAGGTGCGCAAACACAAACTAGTGCTCAGTGTAATAGTGACAATTTTATGTCCtgacaaaacaacaaatcactcTTATTTAAAATCCCACGTTTCTATACATTAACCATGTTTAGGCTTTAACTGTCACCTCTGTAGCGCTCCTCTGAGtttgccgtcctcctattggtggattttagatgagtGTCATAGTAGCACTTTTGAAATTTCATACACAGAGAGAACTTTGTTGTGGACTGACTTTGGTCTCAGTGGCACTAATGTTATGTGATGAGCAGGAGTGAGATCACTAAGTGtaaagctaatttaacaaatgcTTTTCTCCCTGATGCTTTGTTTTACTTGGAAAATTCTTTAACTAAAATTAAGCTAAAATGAACTTGTTTATTCGTTATTTCATCTTTAAATCAACTAAACCTTGTTCGTTTCatgaactaaaaataaattaggttaaaacacagtaaaatttattaaaactgcAGTGTAACATTGTGcagaatatatatttgtaattatttattgagTAAATCTGTCATTTTAACTAAAGATTGGTGAATTAAGGATGTTTGTTCTTAATCCtctaaaacagacacacattcatCTAGCAGAATGtcaatcagaaatgaatatcaGAGGGACTTTTAGtgtgtaaaattaaaaccaaacaATTGGTATTAAGTAaaatggaggggaaaaagaatGAACACACAGTGTGCAACcaggttttatttctgtatgtgAAATATGAGGATGAGAACTGCCAGAACTGCCCTAAACACAGCATATAGtttaatattaacatgaaaAGATCTCCACTTTCCTCAGCACTGGTACAGGTATCATAAAATGAGTTTTAGTGTTTTTGCTTGGTGTCAGATTGATAAGAGAATCAGTAATATTGTGAATTTCTGTAAAACCAAGTTCCTGTCTGATACACAACACATAACTGATTTACATCATACGACTCACCTGAACTCAGTGCCTGCTGGGAACAAAATCCAATTAGCCTCCACTAAACACTGCTATGAGCTAAAAACCTGCTCATTACATCATTTCTGCTGATTTTATTTAGTACACAAAAAAGTGAAGAGGCCACAGAAATACATCTTTCAGTTCACATATGGACTCGTGACTGTGTATTCATCCATGTACAGAATAATTCATGTAGGAGAAAGGAAGTCATCAGCTTTTATACAAGCACATGAAATTTTACTGAGTTTATTGATGATTTTTCTGCTTGAACACACTGATTAACCTGATCATTACCTGGAATTGGGTGAAATCTGTGATATTTATTCACTATTAGGTGGATATTTATAACCGTAACTATTAATCCTCCCTCTGAAAAAGTCATCCTGTCTCTGAAATGAAATATCTGCTCTTAGATAAAAGTTCCATCCAGTCTGATTAAAGGGTCAGTGATTCTCCCTCAGTGTTTTTACCACAGAGCGGTGTCTAGTAGAACATTAAACTACTGAAAGCACAGTCCACACATTTACAGAAACATAGATAACAATCCAAAACTGAGCTTACCTTGGAGCTGGAAGAATATTTCTTGTGATTTAGATAAAGTTGATGAGTTTAGGAGGTTCTGCTCTCAACCGCCGTTAACAATTTCCTGTAAAACTTCCCGTAggttttactttctctttcccATGAGGATGAGGGAAGGACATGCTGTTGGATTTGGGAGAGAATTTGCACTGCGGATCTGAAATGActgactctctcactccatctctaaCACCTACTGTTACATCCCGTGGCGTAAAGTATATTGTGTATACTGGTGATTGTTTTCtcccctttctttttctctctctctctctccttctcttttttttttttgttacttccTCCCCAACCCCTAGACTAAGGAGGGAACGTAACAAATGGGAACTCGTCCTTGCGGTCTTCTGTGTAATacgctactttttttttttttaattcaaactgTGGCAATTTAAGCTCGCATAACTAAAGAGGATGCGATCGCAAGCTAAGCAACTTTGGTGAGTGTAACGTTCTTCTAGACTGCTGGCTGTTTTCTTTTTgggtgagagaggagagtgttGGTAGGTAATTTTtttagagatagagagaattTGATCTAACCTCGTTTGCTCTTGCGCCGACTACTGAAGTTTTTAACCGCTGTAAAAAGAAAGACCTTCTTTTAATAGCGGATTTCTTTCATATTGACGTTCCCAGAGAATCTACTAAACAAGTAATTAAAGTTATTGAAGCGGAGGTTGATAGGGATATTAGGCTGCGAAGGCTCGCTTTAGAAGATCAGAGCGCGGCGGCGCGACCAGTCCCTTCACCGCCTACCAAACTCTCTTCAGTTCCCTCTCCTGTACCGCCAGTAGCTCCCTTGCCTGGAGGGCAGACCCACGTATCTACTGCTGTTCCTTTTGACCCCAGTGGATACATTAAGCTCGTACCGCCGTTCAGAGAAGCGGAGGTAGATTCTTACTTTATCGCGTTTGAGGTTTGTTCTGCTCTGCCCGTCCATCTTCTCTCGACTGTGACATAATTAAGACAGCAGTTTCACGCGCCTATCAACATTCCACTATTCCACTAACCAGATAaagtagctccacttaaaagaaaaataattagaaagaaaaagctagcaccctggtatagcgatctcacacgaactttaaaacagtccactcgaaaattagaacgtaaatggcatcGAACTAAATTGGTAATATTTCatacagcatggaaggagagccttttgagctatagaaaagctcttggtgctgctagatcaatgtatctctccaccctaatagaagataacaaaaaataatcctagattcctatttaatactgtagcaaaattgactaggaataaaaccacaatagaaacatgcacaccatcagTATGTACAGCCATGGCCAAAAGGTTTGGCAGTGACAtaaattttgtgttttgcaAAGTTTGCTGCTTCAGTTGTTGTGGTGTTGATTCACATTGTTTCTAGATTATTGTGCAGAGTGATcagatgcattttaaataactgcaaaaaaataaactatCACAAAAACCcaaatttcactgttttttggCCCTGGCACAAAATGACCAGCTAACATAATTTCATTAATCATATCATCAGCACCTGGGAAAGTGTAAACAAGTACTAGTCAGGTGAAATCACTCTAtcattctgattggataatAAGAACAGATAGATTGCTATAAAAGGAGGGAAGAAGTGTTTCCAAtcattgtgttgttgtgttggcaATGGTTACCTCCAAAGAAAGATGTGCAGCCATCATCGCTTTGCCTCAAAATGGCCTCACATGCAAGGAAATTGCTGCAAAAAATATTGCACTGGAAAGAACCATTTACCAGGTCATCAAGAACTTCAAATAGAGAGGTTCAACTGCAGTGAAGAAGGCTTCAGGACGTCACAGAGTGTCCAGCAAGCACCAGAACCGTCTCCTCCTGAGGAGTCTGCTATGGAATCATGTCACCACCAGTGCAGAGCTTGCTCAATATTGGCAGCAGGTGGGTGTAAGTGCATCTGCACGCACAGTGAGGCGAAGACTTTTGGACAATGGCCTGGGGTCAAGAAGGGCAGAAAAGAAGCCACTTCTCTGCAAGAAAAACACCAAGGACAGACTGAAATTCTGCAGGAAGTACAAGGATTGGACAGCAGAAGACTTATGGAAGGTTATTTTCTCTGATGAAGCCCCCTTCCGACTGTTTGGGACATCTGGAAAATTGACTGTCCGGAGAAGAAAAGGTGAATGCTACCATGATTCCTGTGTTGTGCCAGCAGTGAAGCATCCTGAAACCATCCATGTGTGGTGTTGCTTTTCATCCAAGGGAGTGAGTTCTCTCTCAATTCTGCCCAAAAACACTGCCATGAATAAAGAATGGTATCCAAACGTCCTGCAAGAGCAACTTCTTCCAACAATCCAGGATCAATTTGGTGATGTGTGCATTTCTCAGCATGATGGAGCACCATGTCACAAGGCAAGAGTGACAATGAAGTGGGTCAGGGATCATAACATTTTGGATCCATGGCCAGGCAACTCCCCGGATCTTAATCTCATAGATAACCTGTGGTCAGTCCTCAAAAGGTCAGTGGACAAGCAGAAGCCCACAAACCGTCATCAACTCCGAGCACTAATAAGGCAAGTATGGATCGCCATCAGTGAGGATTTGGCCCAGAAGCTGATATCCAGCATGCCAGAGCGAATTGCAGAGGTTATGAAGAAGGGTCAACACTGTAAATATTGACTCTTTGCATATATTGAATGTTTTGGCCAATAAAAGCCTTTAAAACCTATTAAATGCTTATGATTGTTTTCCAGTATACCAtagaaacatgtaaaaaaaaaaaaaaaaaaaaaaaagtcactgccaaaacttttggccatggcTGTAgtagcgatgacttcatgaatgttttcaatggcaaaattgaaaatgtCAGGCAAAAAAATCAGGATATTAATTTAAAGAAAGACAATTTGCTAACTAACCATCCATGTTTCGACATTTTGACATTCTGAGTCATCAGTATGATCTCCATTAAGACAGCATTATGGATTATATAAAGATTCTAGCATCTGTGTGCAGGATACCCTTAGACTCTCAGCTAAATAATCCCTTTCCAACTGTTGGCTATAGATACAGAAAACTTGAATCACCTCATAGTAAAAGAGTGATCAGTGGAAGTCTGAAAATGTCATAACACTAACAAGACATGGGTATCTGCGAACTCCTGTATGTAGAAAagacagcactttcctctgagagTGTTATGCTGCCccctgtaaatataaatacagtactgtgcaaaagtcttagtcaccctatttcttttttttttagtacaaactgttacagatgtttattttctgacttctacattattgattcagtacaaaaacattttagattccaaacattcgttttccagcacaaaatgaaatgttacagaaaaatgtttgtatgtcagtaaagaaagcagcagattccataagagacacttttcagataaaaacagaatgaaggctgctgggtttcgctgcagaaataagaagcgagtcgacagtcaaagtctccagaagaactgtggctgcttctgcaagatgctcagtaacacttccagctcatttccttataaaactgtaaaaattgtaTCTGAGATTACtatctttttttaaagcgaaggattgGCCGACCAAATTcgtcatttattactgtttactgctctttgtagtattaatgtagaaacatttaatttcattatttttgaagacatctttgctctacagcatttctttgcgtgtgcctaagacttttgcacagtagtgtatataaatatattatttatacgGAAACATTTCTGGTCTTTTTTAtgttataaaaacacaaaacgcAAATATTACCCTTAAATGCAAAATTGAATCAAAtactctgttttgttttgtgttctccggatacatttacacacatttgacAGCAGATGTCATCATctagtgtgtatagtggtgcTGGTTAATTTCATACAAATGCCACCATGTCAGTGTTACTGTTGTACTGAGAATAAACCACCACCCATATATCTGCTCAGCTGTGCTCCCTGTCCATTAATGGATGGTAgcggggtgccaatactttgtgcagagAAGGAGATGGACTACAGTCTGTAATTGCACACCTACAGAGTTACTTGTATGACAGGTGGACCTGATGAAATGAGTTTGGATTATTTTGCTAAAACTTTTAGGTCCAACATGAGCATAAATATAGTGtcctatatttatatatataatatcctgaagtgatttttttaatattacagaaGTTGTTGGTGTAATATTAGAAAAAGTTCTATCTTTAAACTCATGGATAAAGCTGGTTTTGTAAGGTTCTATCTGCCAGATTATCAtccagtttgaaaaaatgcaTCATAGCCGGC
Proteins encoded:
- the LOC128318800 gene encoding butyrophilin subfamily 1 member A1-like, with the protein product MTLLYIYILWVAACVDSISADSHITVSARVGSTVVLPCNLRNVFTKTPRVRWHNDVGFVFERSSGGTQIDPGYEGRVDIPENELRKGNCSLVLKNVRITDDGAYRSFVVEYVDRTNTDKMQDISRVKLSVDAFQISAQVGSTVLLPCEWSDLPIQTPHVEWYIDSETVFERKGKESFQGEGYEGRVDVPEDELLKGICSLVLKNVSATDAAVYRSSMVVTHTKKSVLVQKVELSVYENPEKREEEPSGEAGINWPHLLIFILSLFMCFLFSR